In a genomic window of Methanogenium sp. S4BF:
- a CDS encoding aspartate kinase, with amino-acid sequence MKFGGTSVGDQDCIGRVVEILKHYYTAGNELCVVVSAMSGVTDQLHAIAAEVEGARDEPPIDVFIVSMRARHGKVLQAVAPGEYDIVMRIINERLENLRNILTAVDNLRELTPRSRDYIISFGERLSALIVSAALREAGIPSRALNGCEAGIRTNDRHGCAEVLPESSSHIRSRVVPLLGESVPVIMGYMGCTADGIVTTLGRSGSDYSAAIVGAAIDADEIWIWTDVDGVMTADPRIIEDARVLSDVSYREAMELSFFGAKVLHPRSIEPAMQKGILVRVKNTFNPGAPGSCVVDKSAPDHRVVKAITYIDKVSLINITGAQMIGRPGVARAIFSALGEYEVNIMMISQGSSEANISLIVDDEHLAAALAALNEVLKKGYIQEVGHDRNVVAVAVVGVGMAGSPGIAGQIFTALGREGINLMMISQGSSEVNISFVVKQADGQRAVRVLHEEFGLAEES; translated from the coding sequence ATGAAATTTGGCGGCACCTCGGTCGGTGATCAGGACTGTATCGGCCGGGTTGTCGAAATCCTGAAGCATTACTATACGGCAGGCAATGAACTCTGTGTTGTGGTTTCAGCGATGTCAGGTGTGACGGATCAGCTCCATGCAATTGCAGCAGAGGTTGAAGGTGCCCGTGACGAACCGCCCATTGATGTGTTTATTGTATCAATGCGGGCCCGCCACGGAAAGGTCCTGCAGGCAGTGGCACCGGGTGAGTACGACATCGTTATGAGGATCATCAACGAGCGGCTGGAAAACCTGAGGAATATTCTTACTGCGGTCGATAATCTGCGGGAACTGACTCCGCGGTCACGGGACTATATCATATCGTTTGGTGAGCGTCTCTCTGCCCTGATAGTCTCTGCGGCGCTGCGGGAAGCGGGCATCCCCTCCCGGGCACTGAATGGCTGTGAGGCAGGTATCCGTACAAACGACAGGCATGGGTGCGCAGAGGTGCTGCCGGAGAGCAGCAGTCATATCAGGTCCCGTGTCGTTCCGCTTCTCGGGGAGTCGGTGCCGGTCATTATGGGTTACATGGGCTGCACCGCTGACGGGATCGTAACGACTCTTGGACGCAGCGGCTCAGACTACTCGGCCGCTATCGTGGGCGCTGCCATCGATGCGGATGAGATATGGATCTGGACCGATGTGGATGGCGTGATGACCGCTGACCCCCGTATCATCGAGGACGCACGGGTGCTCTCCGATGTCTCGTACCGCGAGGCAATGGAGCTTTCGTTCTTCGGCGCAAAGGTGTTGCACCCGCGTTCTATTGAACCGGCGATGCAGAAGGGGATTTTGGTCCGGGTGAAAAACACCTTCAACCCGGGGGCACCGGGTTCCTGCGTCGTGGACAAGAGTGCACCTGACCACCGGGTGGTCAAGGCGATTACCTACATCGACAAGGTCTCGCTGATCAACATCACCGGTGCCCAGATGATCGGACGTCCGGGGGTTGCCCGCGCCATCTTCTCCGCACTGGGTGAGTACGAGGTGAACATCATGATGATCTCACAGGGGTCGTCCGAGGCGAACATCTCCCTTATCGTGGATGATGAACATCTGGCCGCCGCCCTTGCCGCCCTCAATGAGGTGCTCAAGAAAGGGTATATCCAGGAAGTGGGGCACGACCGCAATGTGGTGGCAGTTGCCGTCGTCGGTGTCGGCATGGCCGGTTCTCCCGGTATAGCGGGCCAGATATTCACCGCCCTCGGTCGGGAGGGCATCAACCTCATGATGATCTCACAGGGGTCATCTGAGGTAAATATCTCGTTTGTGGTGAAACAGGCAGACGGACAGCGGGCCGTCCGTGTGCTGCATGAAGAATTCGGGCTTGCAGAAGAGAGCTGA
- the sepF gene encoding cell division protein SepF, translated as MAKFLDSILGKGSSSAAESDYMELDLASFESVSGDASPASMYVKIAAINDLKDTPRVKDEIYNGNIVIVDVSRLKMDKITYERVLKDLRAVAHDINGDIVGLGDQKYVILTPMSVKISRDKIGGGV; from the coding sequence ATGGCTAAATTTCTGGATTCCATCCTTGGCAAGGGTTCCTCATCTGCGGCAGAGTCAGATTATATGGAACTGGACCTTGCATCGTTTGAATCCGTTTCAGGGGATGCGTCACCGGCCTCTATGTATGTCAAGATCGCCGCAATAAATGACCTCAAGGACACACCCCGGGTTAAAGACGAGATCTATAACGGAAACATCGTCATTGTCGATGTTTCCAGACTGAAGATGGACAAGATCACCTATGAACGGGTCCTCAAAGACCTCCGGGCCGTTGCACATGACATAAACGGAGATATTGTCGGTCTTGGCGACCAGAAATATGTGATCCTGACTCCGATGTCTGTGAAAATTTCCCGCGATAAGATCGGCGGAGGGGTCTGA
- a CDS encoding thioredoxin family protein has product MGNDNPDEDELVRLRELRLREMEKLMHSPGRFPGAVMEVTDMNITDLIQAHRYLVVDCWAEWCGPCMTIAPVIEELAGEFGGVVIFGKCDADMNAAVMRTYRISAIPTLLFFADGSLAGRLTGAYPKESIRASLLRTFGL; this is encoded by the coding sequence ATGGGCAATGATAATCCTGATGAGGATGAACTCGTACGCCTGCGCGAACTACGCCTCAGAGAGATGGAGAAATTGATGCATTCCCCTGGCCGGTTTCCCGGTGCGGTGATGGAAGTGACAGATATGAATATCACTGACCTCATTCAGGCTCACCGGTATCTGGTGGTGGACTGCTGGGCGGAGTGGTGCGGTCCGTGTATGACGATAGCTCCGGTGATAGAGGAACTGGCAGGTGAGTTCGGGGGGGTAGTCATATTCGGGAAATGTGATGCAGACATGAATGCAGCGGTGATGCGAACCTATCGGATATCTGCCATTCCGACTCTGCTCTTCTTTGCAGACGGGTCGCTTGCCGGGCGCCTCACCGGTGCCTATCCCAAAGAATCGATACGTGCATCCCTGCTGAGGACCTTCGGGCTCTGA
- a CDS encoding ZPR1 zinc finger domain-containing protein: protein MDRVIRAPCLQCSEEIEYLYKTVEIPYFSDALITTVICGSCGFRSVDVMILGENEPARYTLTVSSPEDMEGRVVRSTTGTIEIPELGILVEPGPICEGFITNVEGVLVRIGDVIDRVITWSEGEELERARELKAKIEEMRSGTVPFVLIIQDEDGNSAIIHPDAEKSAFIPYEDRLE from the coding sequence GTGGACAGGGTCATTCGTGCCCCGTGCCTTCAGTGTTCAGAAGAGATCGAATACCTGTATAAAACCGTAGAAATCCCTTATTTTTCCGATGCTCTCATAACAACCGTCATCTGTGGTTCTTGCGGGTTCCGCTCTGTCGATGTAATGATACTGGGGGAGAACGAGCCTGCCCGCTATACCCTCACAGTCTCTTCACCAGAGGACATGGAGGGGCGTGTAGTCCGATCAACGACCGGGACCATAGAAATACCGGAACTGGGCATTCTCGTGGAGCCTGGGCCCATCTGTGAAGGGTTCATCACCAATGTAGAAGGAGTCCTTGTCCGTATCGGAGATGTCATCGATCGCGTGATTACCTGGTCTGAAGGGGAGGAACTGGAGCGTGCCCGGGAACTCAAAGCAAAGATAGAGGAGATGCGCTCAGGCACCGTGCCCTTTGTCCTGATCATTCAGGACGAGGATGGGAACAGTGCAATCATCCACCCGGATGCAGAGAAGAGTGCATTCATCCCGTACGAAGACCGCCTGGAATAA
- a CDS encoding 50S ribosomal protein L37e encodes MSKGTPSMGKRQKTTHIVCRRCGKISYHKRHGVCASCGFGKSPRLRKYNWTNKNSKPSTH; translated from the coding sequence ATGAGTAAAGGCACGCCCTCAATGGGTAAACGGCAGAAAACAACGCATATTGTCTGCAGACGCTGTGGTAAAATTTCATACCACAAGCGCCATGGAGTCTGTGCGTCGTGCGGGTTTGGAAAGTCTCCCCGCCTGCGTAAGTATAACTGGACGAATAAGAATTCTAAACCCTCAACTCACTGA
- a CDS encoding LSM domain-containing protein, whose product MTRRPLEILDKALNQKPVIVSLKGGREIRGILQGYDVHMNLVLDNAEEDIDGVAEKRGTLIVRGDNVIYISPSVE is encoded by the coding sequence ATGACCAGAAGACCATTGGAAATTTTAGATAAGGCCCTTAACCAGAAACCGGTCATCGTCAGTCTAAAGGGCGGCAGGGAGATCCGGGGTATTCTCCAGGGTTATGATGTTCATATGAACCTCGTCCTCGACAATGCAGAGGAAGATATTGATGGCGTGGCTGAGAAACGCGGCACTTTAATTGTCCGCGGAGACAATGTGATCTACATCTCTCCGTCCGTGGAATAA
- the tfrA gene encoding fumarate reductase (CoM/CoB) subunit TfrA — MPGDHVTDCHVLVIGSGGAGCRAALEASRYGETVLLSRTLTGKGGCTIMAEGGYNAVLAEEDSTGLHFEDTVRGGAYLNDPALAEVLVTESPDRFRDLAAWGSVFDVETDCVPAQRPFGGQRFSRTCYAGDRSGHEMIATLTEQIRNAGIRQVQETSAIDLLMDGRRVAGAITLDGNGRLGIITADATVLATGGGTRCYDISTNCAAGTGDGFALGYRAGAALIDMEMVQFHPTGAVYPPDSRGRLITEAVRGEGGVLKNSLGERFMERYDPERMELSTRDVVSRSIATEILEGRGSEHGGVYLDVTHLPAAEIERRLPIMLEQFLQFGVDIRVQPMEVAPTAHHLMGGLKITPDAATTLPGLYACGEVTGGVHGANRLGGNALADTQVFGKRAGEAAGKAPAITLSVDIDAVLATEAARCDAYCRGTTPPHEITRDLKRAMWDHAGIFRTKAGLLAAEATVSRLQNLVPRAANRRMLNECCTVTNMLTVARLIIHGALLREESRGAHVRTDITQDWTPENSPFGHTVQSLFGTAIEDARRKT; from the coding sequence ATGCCTGGAGATCATGTGACAGACTGCCATGTGCTTGTCATCGGCAGCGGCGGTGCCGGCTGCAGGGCGGCACTTGAAGCAAGCCGGTACGGCGAGACAGTGCTTCTTTCGCGAACGCTGACGGGAAAAGGCGGTTGCACTATCATGGCGGAGGGCGGGTATAATGCAGTCCTCGCTGAGGAGGATTCAACAGGCCTCCACTTTGAAGATACTGTGCGCGGGGGAGCATACCTCAACGACCCTGCGCTGGCAGAGGTGCTGGTGACCGAGTCGCCGGACCGCTTCCGGGACCTCGCCGCATGGGGCTCGGTCTTTGACGTGGAGACCGACTGCGTGCCGGCCCAGCGCCCCTTCGGCGGCCAGCGGTTCAGCCGCACCTGCTATGCAGGCGACCGATCGGGCCATGAGATGATCGCCACCCTCACCGAACAGATACGAAACGCGGGCATCCGGCAGGTGCAGGAGACGAGTGCCATCGATCTCCTCATGGACGGACGGCGGGTGGCAGGGGCGATCACGCTGGACGGAAACGGACGCCTCGGCATCATCACCGCTGACGCGACCGTGCTTGCCACCGGCGGCGGCACCCGGTGCTATGACATCTCCACCAACTGTGCCGCAGGGACCGGAGACGGCTTTGCCCTTGGATACCGGGCAGGGGCCGCCCTCATTGACATGGAGATGGTGCAGTTCCACCCGACGGGCGCTGTCTATCCGCCGGATTCACGCGGCCGCCTCATCACCGAGGCCGTCCGCGGGGAAGGGGGAGTGCTCAAAAACAGCCTCGGGGAACGGTTTATGGAACGTTATGACCCGGAGAGAATGGAGCTCTCCACCCGTGATGTGGTTTCACGGTCCATCGCAACCGAGATCCTCGAAGGCCGGGGGAGCGAACACGGTGGCGTCTACCTTGATGTGACCCATCTGCCGGCAGCAGAAATAGAACGCCGGCTGCCCATCATGCTCGAGCAGTTCCTCCAGTTCGGTGTGGACATCCGGGTTCAGCCGATGGAGGTCGCCCCCACCGCCCACCATCTCATGGGCGGACTGAAGATAACACCGGATGCTGCCACCACTCTTCCCGGCCTCTATGCCTGCGGCGAGGTGACAGGCGGCGTCCACGGAGCCAACCGCCTCGGCGGCAACGCCCTTGCAGACACTCAGGTATTCGGCAAACGTGCCGGAGAAGCCGCAGGAAAGGCACCGGCAATCACCCTTTCGGTGGATATCGATGCGGTTCTCGCAACCGAGGCCGCACGCTGTGACGCCTACTGCCGCGGCACCACACCCCCCCATGAGATCACCCGTGACCTGAAGCGGGCGATGTGGGACCATGCCGGTATCTTCCGGACGAAAGCGGGCCTGCTGGCGGCCGAGGCCACCGTCAGCCGCCTCCAGAATCTGGTGCCCAGGGCAGCAAACCGCCGGATGCTCAATGAATGCTGCACAGTCACCAATATGCTCACAGTTGCACGCCTCATCATACATGGTGCACTCCTCAGGGAGGAGTCACGCGGTGCCCACGTGAGAACAGACATCACCCAGGACTGGACCCCGGAGAATTCACCCTTCGGCCATACGGTGCAGTCGCTGTTCGGGACAGCCATTGAAGATGCCCGGAGGAAAACATGA
- the purM gene encoding phosphoribosylformylglycinamidine cyclo-ligase yields MGRKHTYSEAGVDIGLEASAVKALVSELTFRRTGDCAPAGGSGHFAGLIEFGDYYLAMAVDGVGTKMLVADVMEDWSTIGIDCIAMNVNDLYVMNIDPVAFVDYVATDKLSLSKMEQVGMGLNEGARQANMTVIGGETATLKGMVTGLDVAGTCLGIQKKDAIVTGEEITPGDVIVGVPSSGIHSNGLTLARELVESYARYDQTMPWGTTLGEELLTPTRIYAGVLDVTAACKVHGMCHITGGGLLNLKRLGDWGYEITDPLIPQPIFPWMQSMGDVDEAEMYRTFNMGMGYVFIVPEESVAVVQRVFSDARPVGRITETPGVFLRGERIE; encoded by the coding sequence ATGGGCAGGAAACATACATACAGTGAAGCGGGCGTGGATATCGGACTGGAGGCATCCGCGGTGAAGGCACTGGTCTCTGAACTGACCTTCCGGCGGACAGGTGACTGTGCACCGGCGGGCGGCAGCGGACATTTTGCCGGCCTGATTGAGTTTGGCGACTATTATCTTGCCATGGCAGTGGATGGTGTCGGCACCAAGATGCTCGTTGCGGATGTGATGGAGGACTGGAGCACCATCGGCATCGACTGCATCGCGATGAATGTAAACGACCTCTATGTCATGAACATTGATCCGGTCGCCTTTGTCGATTATGTGGCCACTGACAAACTCTCCCTGAGCAAGATGGAGCAGGTGGGCATGGGCTTAAACGAAGGTGCCCGGCAGGCGAACATGACGGTCATTGGCGGCGAGACGGCGACCCTGAAGGGCATGGTGACCGGGCTTGATGTAGCAGGCACCTGTCTGGGCATCCAGAAAAAAGATGCAATCGTCACCGGAGAGGAGATAACCCCAGGCGATGTCATCGTGGGCGTCCCATCCTCGGGTATCCATTCAAACGGGCTCACACTGGCCCGTGAGCTGGTTGAGTCGTATGCACGCTATGATCAGACGATGCCATGGGGGACCACACTGGGGGAAGAGCTTCTGACCCCGACACGCATTTATGCGGGGGTTCTGGATGTTACTGCTGCCTGTAAGGTGCATGGTATGTGCCATATCACGGGAGGCGGCCTCCTCAACCTGAAACGGCTGGGTGACTGGGGGTATGAGATCACCGATCCTCTCATCCCGCAGCCGATCTTTCCCTGGATGCAGTCGATGGGCGATGTAGACGAGGCTGAGATGTACCGGACCTTCAATATGGGTATGGGATATGTCTTTATTGTCCCCGAGGAGTCTGTCGCTGTGGTGCAGAGGGTCTTTTCCGATGCCCGGCCGGTAGGCAGAATCACTGAAACCCCCGGTGTCTTCCTTCGTGGCGAACGGATTGAATAA
- a CDS encoding IS1634 family transposase yields the protein MPLIDGFDDESILSVGHLGIVAGAYDSLGIANIIDTAIPKTRNHNLTHSQVVKAMVLNGLGFIERRLYLFPEFFDDIAVERLLGEGITREQINDDVLGRTLDAIAEYGPTELFNEIVANCLLRTEFGSHCVHVDTTNFSVTGEYESDFNTEEIQITYGHPKDGRWDLKRFVLGMASNQHGVPLFLQTFSGNESDKETLRIIIEKLQSNLKSEEKVYHVADAAFYTEKNLQSLGRHMFWISRVPVTIKDVKELIKSDFQFTPCVDERYSYSEYFSEYAGIRQKWVMYHSEPMHEQQNKTFQKNLVKDLERAKTSLRKVCAQEFACEPDARIAAEKWLDKHPEYLFSELEILTVQRKEEKKRGRPKAGEPLVHSYKITADIEYDDSVVEQERQNLGRFVLATNDTGMSADELLANYKGQGSVERGFRFLKDKSFRVAEVFLKKPSRIQALAMIMVLCLFIYSMTEFRLRRELGQSGETVTSQTKKQTQRPTMKWTFFLFRRVREFSFVEGERRIKRITNLNDELKKILRLLGGEYEKYYC from the coding sequence ATGCCCCTCATTGACGGATTTGATGACGAATCAATCCTTTCCGTCGGCCATCTCGGCATTGTTGCCGGAGCCTACGATTCTCTTGGGATCGCGAATATAATCGATACCGCAATACCAAAGACCCGGAACCATAATCTCACCCATTCTCAGGTCGTGAAAGCTATGGTACTCAATGGTCTGGGATTCATCGAACGCCGCCTTTATCTGTTTCCGGAATTCTTTGACGATATCGCCGTTGAACGGCTTCTTGGGGAGGGAATTACCCGGGAACAGATAAACGACGATGTGCTCGGGAGAACACTGGATGCCATTGCAGAGTATGGTCCAACTGAATTATTCAATGAAATCGTTGCAAACTGCCTTCTTCGGACAGAATTTGGCTCGCATTGCGTTCACGTTGATACCACTAACTTCAGTGTCACCGGTGAATATGAATCCGATTTCAACACTGAAGAAATCCAGATTACCTATGGCCACCCGAAGGATGGCCGCTGGGATCTCAAACGGTTTGTCCTGGGCATGGCATCAAATCAGCACGGGGTGCCCCTTTTTCTTCAGACCTTTTCCGGGAATGAATCAGATAAAGAGACGCTCAGAATCATTATTGAAAAACTCCAGAGCAATCTGAAATCAGAAGAGAAAGTCTACCATGTGGCTGACGCTGCATTTTATACTGAAAAGAATCTTCAGAGCTTAGGCCGGCATATGTTCTGGATCAGCCGTGTGCCGGTTACCATCAAAGACGTAAAAGAACTGATAAAATCAGATTTTCAGTTTACACCGTGCGTTGATGAACGCTATTCCTATAGTGAATATTTCAGTGAATATGCCGGGATCAGACAGAAATGGGTCATGTATCATTCTGAACCAATGCATGAACAGCAGAATAAAACGTTTCAAAAGAATCTGGTAAAAGATCTGGAGAGAGCGAAAACATCTCTCCGAAAAGTCTGTGCACAGGAATTCGCTTGTGAACCGGACGCACGTATTGCAGCAGAGAAGTGGTTAGACAAACATCCAGAGTATCTGTTCAGCGAACTCGAAATTCTTACGGTTCAACGGAAAGAAGAGAAGAAACGGGGCCGGCCGAAGGCCGGTGAACCATTGGTTCATTCGTATAAGATTACTGCAGATATTGAATACGATGACAGCGTAGTCGAGCAGGAACGCCAAAATCTCGGGCGTTTCGTTCTGGCAACGAATGATACAGGGATGTCTGCGGATGAGTTGCTGGCAAACTACAAAGGACAGGGATCCGTTGAACGGGGATTTCGATTCCTGAAGGACAAATCATTCCGCGTTGCAGAGGTCTTTTTAAAGAAACCATCGCGTATTCAGGCATTAGCGATGATCATGGTACTGTGCCTGTTCATCTACTCGATGACTGAATTCCGGCTGAGAAGGGAGCTGGGACAGTCTGGTGAAACCGTCACCAGCCAGACAAAGAAGCAGACACAGAGACCGACAATGAAGTGGACCTTTTTCCTGTTTAGGAGGGTGAGGGAGTTTTCATTCGTCGAGGGAGAACGGAGAATAAAGCGGATTACGAATCTGAATGATGAATTGAAAAAGATATTACGGTTATTGGGTGGCGAGTACGAAAAATACTATTGTTGA
- the purF gene encoding amidophosphoribosyltransferase yields MCGIVGIVDEGDVSFPLYYALYALQHRGQESAGIATFDGQTLYKAKSQGLVAEVFDKEILCGLQGGTGLGHVRYPTTGEKIPENIQPFTFTFRGRKVALAHNGNLVNTISLREEYEKRGQIFCTTTDTEVIGNIIADEYRVSEDVTEAVGMCMRRLQGSYSVVMMFDDEIWAFRDPLGIRPLCIGRTETGHVVASESVAIDALGGSFIRDVRPGELICLKGGGIESHQIAEASHRAHCIFEYVYFARPDSVIDGRLVYDVRRRIGHSLFEEAPVEADLVSPVPDSGMAHAAGYAEASGIRYREGLIKNRYMGRTFIMPNQKDRETAVRIKLNPVRGHLKDRSLVLIDDSIVRGTTSRRLVNIVRDAGVREIHMRIGSPAIKAPCYLGVDMPTRAELIASDLENDEVCASIGATSLHHISITALIRAIGIPEEDLCTGCLTGKYPLPIGKEHCCTREITCVAKHYQAGLESFSGE; encoded by the coding sequence ATGTGCGGAATTGTTGGCATCGTCGACGAAGGCGATGTCTCATTCCCCCTGTATTATGCGCTTTACGCCCTGCAGCACAGGGGGCAGGAGAGCGCAGGTATTGCAACGTTTGACGGCCAGACACTGTACAAAGCGAAGAGTCAGGGCCTTGTTGCGGAAGTGTTTGATAAGGAGATCCTCTGCGGTCTGCAGGGGGGAACTGGTCTCGGGCATGTCCGGTATCCGACTACAGGAGAGAAGATACCGGAGAACATCCAGCCGTTCACTTTCACCTTCCGGGGGCGGAAGGTGGCGCTGGCCCACAACGGAAATCTTGTCAATACCATCAGTCTCAGGGAGGAATATGAAAAACGCGGGCAGATTTTCTGCACGACAACCGATACCGAAGTAATCGGCAACATCATCGCCGATGAGTACCGGGTTTCAGAGGATGTCACAGAGGCCGTTGGCATGTGCATGCGGCGCCTCCAGGGTTCATACTCGGTGGTGATGATGTTTGACGATGAAATCTGGGCATTCCGCGACCCGCTGGGTATCCGTCCGCTGTGCATCGGAAGGACCGAAACCGGGCATGTGGTTGCTTCAGAGTCTGTCGCCATCGACGCCCTTGGCGGTTCGTTTATCCGGGACGTCCGTCCGGGTGAACTGATCTGTCTGAAAGGGGGTGGCATCGAGTCGCATCAGATTGCAGAGGCCTCTCACCGGGCGCACTGCATCTTTGAGTATGTCTACTTTGCCCGGCCGGACTCTGTTATTGACGGGCGCCTTGTCTATGATGTGCGGCGCCGCATTGGGCACTCCCTCTTTGAGGAGGCGCCGGTGGAGGCAGATCTTGTCTCCCCCGTCCCGGACTCCGGGATGGCCCATGCGGCAGGATATGCAGAGGCGTCCGGCATCCGCTACCGGGAGGGTTTGATTAAGAACCGGTATATGGGCAGGACCTTCATCATGCCCAATCAGAAAGACCGTGAGACGGCCGTCCGGATCAAACTGAATCCGGTCCGGGGCCACCTGAAGGACCGGTCCCTGGTCCTCATCGATGACTCCATCGTCCGCGGAACCACGTCACGGCGGCTGGTGAATATTGTCCGTGATGCCGGTGTGCGGGAAATACACATGCGTATCGGCTCCCCGGCAATCAAGGCCCCGTGTTACCTGGGTGTCGATATGCCTACGCGTGCCGAACTGATTGCAAGTGACCTTGAAAATGACGAAGTCTGTGCGTCCATCGGGGCGACATCACTGCACCACATCTCAATCACAGCGCTTATTCGTGCGATAGGGATACCCGAAGAGGATCTCTGTACAGGATGCCTGACAGGCAAATACCCGCTTCCTATCGGGAAGGAGCATTGCTGCACCCGTGAGATTACCTGTGTTGCGAAACACTATCAGGCGGGGCTGGAGTCATTCTCCGGCGAATGA
- a CDS encoding RNA-binding protein, with amino-acid sequence MAKISSRKRHTIRKSDLSRLFRGLEEEIGAETDLFRSSTVEVVDTTGDISLYLIGKKPYLMEYQEMVFPTLRGAIAHPFSARNVVVDAGAVRFMVKGADVMRPGIVRVSGDIRAGHPVLIIEETYGKPLAVGIAELDAAEIEAADTGKMVRNFHYVGDELWNIEI; translated from the coding sequence ATGGCGAAGATTAGCTCACGAAAAAGACATACAATACGAAAATCCGATCTCTCCCGTCTCTTCCGCGGGCTCGAAGAGGAGATCGGTGCTGAGACCGATCTCTTCCGGTCATCGACCGTAGAGGTGGTAGACACCACCGGAGACATCTCCCTGTATCTCATCGGAAAGAAGCCCTACCTGATGGAATACCAGGAGATGGTCTTTCCTACCCTCAGGGGTGCTATCGCCCACCCGTTTTCGGCGCGGAACGTGGTTGTTGATGCCGGAGCTGTCCGGTTCATGGTAAAGGGTGCAGATGTGATGCGCCCTGGCATTGTCCGCGTGAGTGGTGACATTCGGGCCGGCCATCCGGTCCTCATCATCGAGGAGACCTATGGAAAACCGCTTGCAGTGGGCATCGCAGAACTCGATGCAGCAGAGATAGAAGCGGCAGATACCGGCAAGATGGTCAGAAACTTCCATTACGTAGGGGATGAACTCTGGAACATCGAGATCTAG